The bacterium region TGATGTGGACGATCGCGAGACGGCGGCGCGGGAACTGCAAAATCATCCATTCGACGCGACCGTTCGAGCTACGCTATTAGATTTGATGGGGGATTCCGATTGGCGCGTGCGTCGCGCCGCGATCGAAGCTTTATTGACCAGCCACCGAGCCGAAGTCATTCCCGAAATTCTTTATGCGCTCTACGAAGAAACTAACGCCGGGAAAAGAAATGCCGCCCTGGATGCGCTGAATCGCTGCGGACGCGAAATCCTGCCTTTTCTAGAGCCTCATTTGCAGTCAAAAAATGCAGACGTGCGGATGTTTCTGGTAAGCATCATTGGCGATTTACGGGACGCGAATCATCTGCCTTTCATTATGGATTGTCTTCAGGATCCGGAACAAAATCTGGTTTCCGCTGCGATTGTAGCCCTCGGCAAAATCGGTCATCCTTCTTCGATTCCTCACCTTGTGGAAATGCTGCACCACAAAAATCTGTGGTATCAATTCCAGGCCATCGAAGCATCAGGTGAAATGCAGGAAGAAGCATTGCTTCCGCATCTTATTCCGCTGCTGGGATCGCCTTATTGCAGGAGAGCAGTCGTGTCGGCCCTGGGGAAATTCCATCATCCAACCGCGTACCAGGCACTTCTTGGATCACTCTTTGGAGGGCGGGCCTCCGTGCCCGCCGAAGGAGAACAGCTGGATCGTGACGCTCTTGGGGCCCTCACCGAAATTCTGGAGGCTCCACAACCTGAAGTTCTGCGCCGTAAAGACCGGTCGATCATCGCCAGGATCTGCAACAAAGTTTTAACTCCACCGCAGCAAGCGCTGTTCTGGAATGAGTTCGATGCGTACGCAGGAAACCCCGCGGGCGAGTCGCCCGCACGACAAAAGCCAGCAATTCCGCTTTTACAGGCGAGCAAAGATGAAGATGCTCTGGTGCGTCGCAAAGCGCTTCAACAGATGGGAAGCGACATCCGGATCGAATTTCGAGAAACCTTAATGGCAGCGCTTGCTGATGAAGATGCCCGGGCCCGCGAATATGCCGCCGCTGCTCTCGCCGCATACTCCTCCCCTGAAGTCACGGATGCTTTGTTATCCAGCTTGACCGATGAGGATGTGTGGGTGCGCGTTGCCATCTACAAAAGTCTCCCGGTGGAGAATGTAAGTGTGGCTGAGGTTTTCAAACAACAGCTTCAACAGGAGAATCCGATCGGCCAGGCCGCAATCCTCCGATGTCTCAGGAATTCAAAAGAGCCGGGGAACGGCGACCTTTTGCTGTCTTACTTGAATCATCCGGACGCGGAAATTCGCGCGGCCGCGTGCGAGTCGCTCTCCTGCTTTGATTCGGATCAAGTTCGAAAACGCCTTCTCTTTTTCTTGGAAAATGATCCTTCCTGGAATGTTCGTGTTGCTGCAATTCGCTCACTGGATCAACTTCATCCCGACGGTTATCAACAGAAACTCGTGGAAAGGCTTCAACAGGACAATGACGCAAGTGTGCGAAGGGAGATTTTGAATTCGCTTCAAAAATCTGAAGGACCCGATTTTCCCGATGATATTTTTGACTTCTTGCGCGACCCTGCGCTCGCCGATAGCGCTTATCAGTTTTTGGTTTCCCGTACTTATCAGAAAGAGCAAATCCTTCAACGCGCAGCAACCTGCGCTCCCGCCGTGCGACATATTGTTCAAAAAATTTTTGAGTAATGGGCTTAGAAACGAATCATTTTCCGCTCGACGACAACACGTACAGGCAACTCACGGACCTGATCCACAATTGCAGCGGATTACGGTTTGACCCATCCGCAAAATTTATGATCCAGAGGCGGCTCGAACCACGCCTGCTGTCTCTTCAGCTCGATTCGTTTGAAAAATATTACTACTACCTGCGTTATGATCCGAATCGCGAAACCGAAATGGACGTCATCTTCGATTTGATCACAACCCACGAAACTTACTTTTTTCGCGAAGAACCTCAGCTCCTTGCCTTCACAAACGAAATCATTCCGCAATTGATGGAGGCACGAAAGCAGTTCCGTACCATCCGCATCTGGTGCGCAGGCTGCTCTTCTGGTGAAGAGCCCTATACCGTTGCCATTCTTTGCCGGCAACTCCCGGAACTGCAAAACTGGAATGTGGAAATTTTCGCAAGTGACATTTCACAAAAGATGATTCATGCAGCACGGCGGGGAATCTATGGAGAAAACTCCTTTCGCTCCACGAAAAATCTGGTCAAATGTGTCTACTTTGACAAAACAAATGAGAACCAGTATCGAATTCATGATGAAATCAAACAGATGGTAACTTTCATGAAACTGAATCTGCTCGATGACAGGCGGGTCGGTGTTTTCGGTGAAATGGATGTGATCTTCTGCCGGAATGTAATCATTTATTTTGACAGGGAAGCCAAAAAGAAAATCGTTGAAAACTTTTTTCACAAACTCCGGCAAGGTGGCTACCTCCTTCTCGGCCATTCTGAGTCGTTATTGAACTTGACCACCAGTTTCAAACTGCGGCATTTAACAAATGACATGGTGTATCAAAAATGATCCGGATACTTGTAGTGGACGATTCAGCCTTCAGCAGAAAGGTGATCACAAAAATTCTTGAAAACATTCCGGATGTCCAAATCGTGGATACGGCCACAGACGGCCAGGACGCTTTAAAAAAAGTTTTAAGGCTCCGGCCCGATCTGATCACTCTCGATTTGGAAATGCCCAACATGGATGGGTTTACTTTCTTGCGGTGGGTAATGTCTACGATCCCCACGCCGGTGATTGTTGTATCCGCCCAGGAGGCAGATGAAAGTGTTTTCAAGGCAATGGATCTCGGAGCGCTCGATTTTGTTGTAAAACCCACGCCTCATCCCTCCATCGAATTGGAAGACATCAAAGCTGACCTGATTGAAAAAGTGCTTGCGGTTCCTTTGTTCCAGGAAAGGAAGACAAGAGAAAAAATGGAGATGGAAGCGCAACGCATGCGAGAAACGTTGCTGAAGGGAGTGCCTCTCCAAAAACCATCTGCAATAGTGATTGCGTCTTCTACCGGCGGACCGTCCGCAATTCAATCGATTCTTCGCGATTTACCTGCGACATTCGACGTTCCGATCCTGGTTGCGCAACATATGCCACGCACGTTCACGGCTCTGTTTGCGGAACGCCTGAACAAACATACCGGTTTGCGCGTGACAGAGGCGGTAGATGCTGAAATGCTGGAATCACACCATGTTTACATAGCTCCCGGCGGAAGTCACATGCTGGTTCGAAAAAAAGGGAATGGTTTCCGCATCGAGATCAGCCCGAGACTACCAGGGGCGCGTTATCATCCTTCCGCGGATCTGCTGTTTGAATCGCTTGCGAATGAGGCGGGGGCAAAAACAATCGGCGCAGTTCTCACGGGAATGGGCGATGACGGATGCCAGGGATTGGCGCGCATCAAAGCGAAAGGTGGTATCACGATCGCGGAAAGCGAACGAACCGCAATCATTTTCGGTATGCCGCAGGAAGCGATCCGCGCGGGCATTGTTGATTTTGTGCTACCTTTGCGGGAAATACCAATGGCATTCAAAACCCTGTGTAAATTATGATGAACCGCCAAGTCGCCAAGGGCGCCAAGGATTAATAGACTAAAAATTTTCTTGGCGTCTTGGCGGTTAAAACATGAAAGCGGATTTATTACTGACAAACGGTCCGGTTTATTCCGGAGTTCATGCGAAACCATTTCGCTATCTTGCCATATCGGGTAATCGTATTGTCGGAACAGGGCGCGGCAGTGGCAAAAGTTTCATCGGCCGGAAAACAACGGTCATCGATCTGCGTGGGAAGTCCATAACACCAGGAATCATTGATTCCCATTTGCATTTACTGGATTATGCGTGGAGCCTGGATCGCATCAATCTGGAGCCATGCCGCACAGCGCAGGAAGTTGTAGCCGTGCTGCGAGCATCCAGCGGAAGAAAAGTGGTGCGGGCGTCCCGCCTGCACAGCTGCGCAGACGAGACGTCCGCGCTACTTTGCGGCGGTTGGATTCGAGGTAGAGGATGGAACAGGGAGCAGTTTGATGGCTTTCCACATAAAAGAATTCTGGATGAAATTTTCCCGGATCGACCCGTGGCGCTTAACAGCCGGGACGGTCATTTCCTGTGGGCAAATACGGCGGCTCTGCAACGCGCCGGTTTAAGCGAAGACGCTGAAGTTTCAGGTGGATACATCGGCACAGACGCAAGCGGCGAACTGGATGGCATTTTTGGTGAAAATGCAGTTGGGCTGGTGCTTGCAAGCGTTCCGAAACCAGATGCTGAATCGCGCAGACGTTCATTGCTGGAAGCGCAATGGCGATTGCATGAGCGCGGCATTGTAGGACTTCACAGCACAGATGGAAATCAAGCTTTTGGTGACTTGCAAGATCTCCAGGCGGAATCAAAGCTGAAATTGCGCGTCTTTCACTCGATTCCCCTGAGTCAGCTGGACGAAGCGGTAAAAGTACAATTGAAAAGCGGTCTTGGAGACAATTGGTTTCGTTTTGGTTTTGTGAAAATCTTCAGCGATGGAACGCTCGGCTCACACAGCGCCGCGATGCTCGAGCCATTTCAGGAAACCGAAACCGTGGGCATGGATACGATCACTCAGGCGGAGCTGTCGGAAAAAATCCATCTGGCTTTGTCGAACGGAATTGCGGTTGCTGTTCATGCGATCGGCGATCGCGCGAACCGTCAAACATTGAATGCGTTTGAAAAGAATGCGGCTTTCCTGAACGTGCCTTCGGCTCGTTCGCGAATCGAGCATGCTCAGCTTATCCATCCGGATGACATACCACGTTTTGCGAAAATCGGAATCATCGCATCCATGCAGCCTCACCATGCGATTTCCGATTATGAGCTGGCAAAAAGATACTGGGGAAAACGATCCGAAACCTCTTATGCGTGGCGATCCCTGCGCGACGCAGGAGCAACCCTGATTTTCGGTTCGGATGCGCCGATTGAAAATCCGGACCCGCTGGAAGGTCTGAGCGCTGCGGTTCACCGTTCCAACTGGGAGAATCGCGCGCAAACCATCACTCCCTTACAGGCGATTGCTTCCTATACAATACAACCCGCTGCAGCCTCCGGCGAATTTCAGGAACGGGGAAGTCTGGAAACTGGCAAACTCGCGGATTTCGTCTTATTTTCAGAAGACCCGATCCAGAGTGAATTCAAAAATTGTAAAGTTGTGGGCACAGTCATCGATGGAAAATTCGTCTACAAAGACTTTGAATAAATTCAAAGGAATCTTTTTTGATGCAGGCAATACTCTGCTTTCCGTCTATCCTTCTGTTGGCAGCATTTACGCGGAGGCGGCCGGAGTTTTTGGATTGAACGTCACTCATGATGCGATTGAAAAATCATTCAAGGAACTCTGGACGCTGACAGCGCCTCTCGTTTCCAATGAAGGACACAGGCTGACATATGAAAAGGAACGGGACTGGTGGAAGTATCTTGTTCGTGAAGTTTTTCGCGAACATCTTCACCTAATGGATTTCGATCAGTTCTTCGATTACCTCTATCGCCGTTTTGCAGAGACAGATTGCTGGCGTCTCTATGAAGAAGTACCGGTTGTGCTGCAGGAACTGAGACATCGTGGTCTGAAACTCGCAATCGTTTCCAACTGGGATTCGCGCCTTCCGTCCCTATGTGATCAACTGGGAATCTCCCGCTATTTCGAAACCATGGTCATCTCCGCTATCGTCGGATACGAAAAACCGCATCCAACCATTTTTCAGATTGCCCTGGAGCAAACAGGGTTATCGCCTGAGGAGGTGATCTATATCGGTGATGATCCTTACCTGGACTACCAGGCCGCGCGAAAAATCGGAATCCATTCACTGCATCTCGACCGCTACAATCGCTTTCCCGATCATCCCGACCGGATTGTTTCGCTTGCTGAGTTGATGGATCATTTGTAATCGTGGATCTTGATCGTAATCGTGATCGTGATCGCCGTCGTAAATCATGATCGAGCGACTCACGATTAGGATTATGATTACGATCACGATCAAGATCACGATCCACGATTAATCCATGGCTGAGCGGATCTTAATCACTGGCTGTTCGGGCTATCTTGCTCAAAGACTCATCGAAGCCTGCAAGAATGATCCTGCCGTTGAATGGCTAGGTGGCATCGATGTGCGTCCTTCAAAGAACCCGGAGGGCATCCATTTTTCCTCACTCGATGTGCGTTCCTCTGAGATTGCAACTCTCCTTCAGCAGAACCGCGTAACCACAGTCGTTCATCTCGCCTGGGTGTTCAATCCCACGCACGAACCAAACCTCGAATACGATGTGGATGTCGAAGGAAGCCGGAACATCCTTGAATGCATTCAAAAAGCTCATGTTCCGTATTTGATTTATCTCAGCAGCACAACGGCGTACGGACCGCATCCGGATAATCCGCAAATTTTTGATGAGAGTTATCCAAGACGCGGGCATCACGGCTATCTGTATTCAAAATACAAAGCTGAAGTCGATCACATCATGCTGGAATTTATGACGCAGAATCCGAATCAGGAGATGTTTGTCATTCGGGCGCCGATTGTTCTGGGGCCCAATACAAGAAACGTTGTTACACAAATGACGGAGCTTCCGGTTCTGATCGGAGTGCGCGGGTTTGATCCACCGATGCAATTCATCCATGAACAGGATTTGCAAAGGCTTCTTGCCTGGGCCGTGAATCGAAAACCGAAAGGTGTGTATAACGTTACCGGGCACGGAACTATCCAATATAGCGGCATCGTGAGGCATTTGAAGAAACCATCCCTTTGGGTTCCGGCTTCCTTGATCTATCCAACGTTGCGCGCGTTAT contains the following coding sequences:
- a CDS encoding HEAT repeat domain-containing protein; translation: DVDDRETAARELQNHPFDATVRATLLDLMGDSDWRVRRAAIEALLTSHRAEVIPEILYALYEETNAGKRNAALDALNRCGREILPFLEPHLQSKNADVRMFLVSIIGDLRDANHLPFIMDCLQDPEQNLVSAAIVALGKIGHPSSIPHLVEMLHHKNLWYQFQAIEASGEMQEEALLPHLIPLLGSPYCRRAVVSALGKFHHPTAYQALLGSLFGGRASVPAEGEQLDRDALGALTEILEAPQPEVLRRKDRSIIARICNKVLTPPQQALFWNEFDAYAGNPAGESPARQKPAIPLLQASKDEDALVRRKALQQMGSDIRIEFRETLMAALADEDARAREYAAAALAAYSSPEVTDALLSSLTDEDVWVRVAIYKSLPVENVSVAEVFKQQLQQENPIGQAAILRCLRNSKEPGNGDLLLSYLNHPDAEIRAAACESLSCFDSDQVRKRLLFFLENDPSWNVRVAAIRSLDQLHPDGYQQKLVERLQQDNDASVRREILNSLQKSEGPDFPDDIFDFLRDPALADSAYQFLVSRTYQKEQILQRAATCAPAVRHIVQKIFE
- a CDS encoding protein-glutamate O-methyltransferase CheR; amino-acid sequence: MGLETNHFPLDDNTYRQLTDLIHNCSGLRFDPSAKFMIQRRLEPRLLSLQLDSFEKYYYYLRYDPNRETEMDVIFDLITTHETYFFREEPQLLAFTNEIIPQLMEARKQFRTIRIWCAGCSSGEEPYTVAILCRQLPELQNWNVEIFASDISQKMIHAARRGIYGENSFRSTKNLVKCVYFDKTNENQYRIHDEIKQMVTFMKLNLLDDRRVGVFGEMDVIFCRNVIIYFDREAKKKIVENFFHKLRQGGYLLLGHSESLLNLTTSFKLRHLTNDMVYQK
- a CDS encoding chemotaxis response regulator protein-glutamate methylesterase, producing the protein MIRILVVDDSAFSRKVITKILENIPDVQIVDTATDGQDALKKVLRLRPDLITLDLEMPNMDGFTFLRWVMSTIPTPVIVVSAQEADESVFKAMDLGALDFVVKPTPHPSIELEDIKADLIEKVLAVPLFQERKTREKMEMEAQRMRETLLKGVPLQKPSAIVIASSTGGPSAIQSILRDLPATFDVPILVAQHMPRTFTALFAERLNKHTGLRVTEAVDAEMLESHHVYIAPGGSHMLVRKKGNGFRIEISPRLPGARYHPSADLLFESLANEAGAKTIGAVLTGMGDDGCQGLARIKAKGGITIAESERTAIIFGMPQEAIRAGIVDFVLPLREIPMAFKTLCKL
- a CDS encoding amidohydrolase; this encodes MKADLLLTNGPVYSGVHAKPFRYLAISGNRIVGTGRGSGKSFIGRKTTVIDLRGKSITPGIIDSHLHLLDYAWSLDRINLEPCRTAQEVVAVLRASSGRKVVRASRLHSCADETSALLCGGWIRGRGWNREQFDGFPHKRILDEIFPDRPVALNSRDGHFLWANTAALQRAGLSEDAEVSGGYIGTDASGELDGIFGENAVGLVLASVPKPDAESRRRSLLEAQWRLHERGIVGLHSTDGNQAFGDLQDLQAESKLKLRVFHSIPLSQLDEAVKVQLKSGLGDNWFRFGFVKIFSDGTLGSHSAAMLEPFQETETVGMDTITQAELSEKIHLALSNGIAVAVHAIGDRANRQTLNAFEKNAAFLNVPSARSRIEHAQLIHPDDIPRFAKIGIIASMQPHHAISDYELAKRYWGKRSETSYAWRSLRDAGATLIFGSDAPIENPDPLEGLSAAVHRSNWENRAQTITPLQAIASYTIQPAAASGEFQERGSLETGKLADFVLFSEDPIQSEFKNCKVVGTVIDGKFVYKDFE
- a CDS encoding HAD-IA family hydrolase codes for the protein MNKFKGIFFDAGNTLLSVYPSVGSIYAEAAGVFGLNVTHDAIEKSFKELWTLTAPLVSNEGHRLTYEKERDWWKYLVREVFREHLHLMDFDQFFDYLYRRFAETDCWRLYEEVPVVLQELRHRGLKLAIVSNWDSRLPSLCDQLGISRYFETMVISAIVGYEKPHPTIFQIALEQTGLSPEEVIYIGDDPYLDYQAARKIGIHSLHLDRYNRFPDHPDRIVSLAELMDHL
- a CDS encoding NAD-dependent epimerase/dehydratase family protein, coding for MAERILITGCSGYLAQRLIEACKNDPAVEWLGGIDVRPSKNPEGIHFSSLDVRSSEIATLLQQNRVTTVVHLAWVFNPTHEPNLEYDVDVEGSRNILECIQKAHVPYLIYLSSTTAYGPHPDNPQIFDESYPRRGHHGYLYSKYKAEVDHIMLEFMTQNPNQEMFVIRAPIVLGPNTRNVVTQMTELPVLIGVRGFDPPMQFIHEQDLQRLLAWAVNRKPKGVYNVTGHGTIQYSGIVRHLKKPSLWVPASLIYPTLRALWSLHAVPFPPSILDFIRYPWVASGQKFLENYDFKIENSSEEAFLAYAKARFGK